From a single Nocardioides panacis genomic region:
- a CDS encoding zinc-dependent alcohol dehydrogenase — METEAQAFWVSGPGAGEIRRVRLPRPGAGEALVRTLRSGVSRGTESLVFRGGVPVSQHAVMRAPFQDGDFPGPVKYGYLSVGVVEEGPAALRGRTVFCLYPHQTAYVVPVDALTLVPDGVPTARAVLAGAVETAVNALWDAAPLLGDRVAVVGAGMVGCCVARLLAQVPGVEVTLVDVDAGRAPVAAALGASFAEPDAAPGGRDLVVHTTATSAGLQLSLDLLAPEAEVLELSWYGDAETTVSLGGSFHSGRLAVRASQVGTVAAARRGRRTTRERLALALDLLRDPAYDVLLTGESRFEELPEVMPRLATGDLPALCHSLTYGTGAVPCSA, encoded by the coding sequence ATGGAGACTGAGGCGCAGGCGTTCTGGGTGAGCGGCCCCGGTGCCGGCGAGATCCGCCGCGTCCGGCTGCCGCGGCCGGGCGCGGGCGAGGCGCTGGTGCGCACCCTGCGGTCCGGGGTGAGCCGCGGCACCGAGTCGCTGGTGTTCCGCGGCGGGGTGCCGGTCAGCCAGCACGCGGTGATGCGGGCGCCGTTCCAGGACGGCGACTTCCCGGGACCGGTCAAGTACGGCTACCTCAGCGTCGGAGTCGTGGAGGAGGGACCGGCCGCGCTGCGGGGACGGACGGTGTTCTGCCTCTACCCGCACCAGACGGCGTACGTCGTCCCCGTCGACGCGCTCACGCTGGTCCCCGACGGGGTGCCGACCGCCCGGGCGGTGCTCGCCGGGGCCGTCGAGACCGCCGTGAACGCCCTGTGGGACGCCGCTCCCCTCCTCGGCGACCGGGTCGCCGTGGTCGGGGCCGGCATGGTCGGCTGCTGCGTCGCCCGGCTGCTCGCGCAGGTCCCCGGCGTCGAGGTGACGCTCGTCGACGTGGACGCCGGCCGGGCGCCCGTCGCGGCCGCGCTGGGCGCGTCGTTCGCGGAGCCCGACGCCGCGCCCGGGGGCCGCGACCTGGTGGTGCACACCACCGCCACGTCCGCGGGGCTGCAGCTGTCCCTCGACCTGCTGGCGCCGGAGGCGGAGGTGCTCGAGCTGAGCTGGTACGGCGACGCGGAGACCACCGTGTCGCTGGGCGGCTCGTTCCACTCGGGGCGGCTGGCGGTGCGGGCCAGCCAGGTGGGCACCGTCGCGGCGGCGCGCCGCGGCCGCCGGACCACCCGCGAGCGGCTCGCCCTCGCCCTGGACCTGCTGCGCGACCCGGCGTACGACGTCCTGCTGACCGGCGAGTCCCGGTTCGAGGAGCTGCCGGAGGTGATGCCGCGACTCGCCACCGGCGACCTGCCGGCGCTGTGCCACTCACTCACCTACGGGACGGGGGCGGTGCCGTGTTCAGCGTGA
- a CDS encoding CDP-alcohol phosphatidyltransferase family protein, which produces MNGGRVPMVQRGPMLGLLAQLSVLAGLAATVGLGAPGWAVGLACGSVTAGALTVALPAHGLDRLGPADRVTLTRAVLVGGVAALVAAHPAPVALLVGLAAVALVLDRVDGEVARRTGSVSGFGAAFDMEVDAFLVLVLSVYVARTAGAWVLLIGLARYALWVAGRFAPWLREPVPTRPWAKVVAAVQGVVLTAVAADLLPAAVEVTALVLALVLLTESFAHQVLWLRRHRVPAPVRVGVPT; this is translated from the coding sequence ATGAACGGAGGCCGGGTGCCGATGGTTCAACGTGGTCCGATGCTCGGCCTGCTCGCGCAGCTGTCCGTGCTGGCCGGGCTCGCCGCGACGGTCGGGCTCGGCGCCCCCGGCTGGGCGGTCGGCCTGGCCTGCGGCTCCGTCACGGCGGGCGCCCTGACGGTGGCGCTGCCCGCCCATGGTCTGGACCGGTTGGGCCCGGCGGACCGGGTCACGCTGACCCGCGCCGTGCTCGTCGGCGGGGTCGCCGCGCTGGTGGCCGCCCACCCGGCGCCGGTGGCGCTGCTCGTCGGGCTGGCCGCGGTGGCGCTGGTGCTCGACCGGGTGGACGGCGAGGTGGCGCGGCGCACCGGATCGGTCTCCGGGTTCGGTGCGGCGTTCGACATGGAGGTCGACGCGTTCCTGGTCCTCGTGCTCAGCGTGTACGTCGCCCGCACCGCCGGGGCGTGGGTCCTGCTGATCGGTCTCGCGCGCTACGCGCTCTGGGTCGCGGGGCGGTTCGCGCCATGGCTGCGGGAGCCGGTGCCGACCCGGCCGTGGGCCAAGGTGGTCGCCGCCGTCCAGGGGGTGGTGCTGACCGCGGTCGCGGCCGACCTGCTCCCCGCCGCGGTGGAGGTGACCGCTCTCGTGCTGGCCCTGGTCCTGCTCACCGAGTCCTTCGCCCACCAGGTCCTCTGGCTCCGGCGGCACCGGGTGCCTGCCCCGGTCCGGGTCGGGGTGCCGACGTGA
- a CDS encoding sulfatase-like hydrolase/transferase — protein sequence MSDVPADTHDWPQGAFYHYDRLYDSRNVGYRGPRFGYPTMPDQYTLDAFHRLELARQHRRPVMAEIDLISSHAPWSRTPHLIDQAAVGDGSVFDGMPETLPSETQVWRSPERVRAAYGQSIEYSLSAIVSYLEHYGDDRTVLVFLGDHQPAPVVSGAGADHDVPVTVVAKDPAVLHRIDSWHWQPGLHPSPAAPVWRMDAFRDRFLSAFGP from the coding sequence GTGAGCGACGTGCCGGCCGACACCCACGACTGGCCGCAGGGCGCGTTCTACCACTACGACCGGCTCTACGACTCGCGCAACGTCGGCTACCGCGGGCCCCGGTTCGGCTACCCGACGATGCCCGACCAGTACACCCTGGACGCGTTCCACCGTCTCGAGCTCGCCCGGCAGCACCGGCGGCCGGTGATGGCCGAGATCGACCTGATCAGCAGCCACGCCCCGTGGTCCCGGACCCCGCACCTGATCGACCAGGCCGCGGTCGGGGACGGGTCGGTGTTCGACGGGATGCCCGAGACGCTGCCCTCCGAGACGCAGGTCTGGCGGTCGCCGGAGCGGGTGCGGGCGGCCTACGGGCAGTCGATCGAGTACTCCCTGTCGGCGATCGTGTCCTACCTCGAGCACTACGGCGACGACCGGACGGTGCTCGTGTTCCTCGGCGACCACCAGCCGGCCCCGGTGGTCTCCGGGGCCGGTGCCGACCACGACGTGCCGGTGACCGTGGTGGCCAAGGACCCCGCGGTGCTGCACCGGATCGACTCCTGGCACTGGCAGCCCGGACTGCACCCGTCGCCGGCCGCCCCGGTGTGGCGGATGGACGCGTTCCGGGACCGGTTCCTCTCCGCGTTCGGGCCGTGA
- a CDS encoding sigma-70 family RNA polymerase sigma factor produces the protein MADHEVALMQQLHDEHAAALWGYCLSLTGHDRARAEDVTQETLLRAWRNRAVLDRPGSAVRAWLFTVARNIVIDEWRTRRSQSELTVAEVPERADDGDRTDRLLLSWVVDDALTRLSEEHRAVLLECYYRGMPVAEAARHLGVPEGTVKSRTHYALRALRLALEEMGVTA, from the coding sequence ATGGCAGACCACGAGGTCGCACTCATGCAGCAGCTGCACGACGAGCACGCCGCTGCGCTGTGGGGCTACTGCCTGAGCCTGACCGGCCACGACCGGGCCCGCGCCGAGGACGTCACGCAGGAGACCCTGCTGCGCGCCTGGCGCAACCGTGCCGTGCTCGACCGGCCCGGGTCCGCGGTCCGTGCCTGGCTGTTCACCGTCGCCCGCAACATCGTCATCGACGAGTGGCGGACCCGCCGCTCGCAGTCCGAGCTGACCGTGGCCGAGGTCCCCGAGCGGGCCGACGACGGCGACCGCACCGACCGGCTGCTGCTGTCCTGGGTGGTCGACGACGCGCTCACCCGGCTCTCGGAGGAGCACCGCGCGGTGCTGCTCGAGTGCTACTACCGGGGGATGCCGGTCGCCGAGGCAGCCCGTCACCTCGGGGTGCCGGAGGGCACAGTGAAGTCCCGCACGCACTACGCGCTGCGGGCGCTGAGGCTGGCGCTGGAGGAGATGGGGGTGACCGCATGA
- a CDS encoding anti-sigma factor family protein → MSCEFAHQDGSYVLGALSSSERMAFEHHLAACPDCARAVRRLAGLPGLLARVDGSVLEGAPVAEPVPGTLLPRLVADVRRTRHRRTVLTGAVAAAALVVAGVVPVVVAEALSHDRPSAAAPAVTGSPAPGTPMVPLGGAPVRATIALDPVAWGTRLDLACTYEPRADQYELPAVATYVLVVRTRDGRTEQVGTWRSIGGRTMRLTAATSVRRSQIASVEVRTTSGRRVLQLTA, encoded by the coding sequence ATGAGCTGCGAGTTCGCGCACCAGGACGGCTCCTACGTCCTGGGCGCCCTGTCCTCGAGCGAGCGGATGGCGTTCGAGCACCACCTGGCGGCCTGCCCCGACTGCGCCCGGGCGGTGCGCCGGCTGGCCGGGCTCCCCGGGCTGCTGGCGCGGGTCGACGGGTCGGTGCTGGAGGGCGCGCCCGTCGCCGAGCCGGTGCCCGGGACGCTGCTGCCCCGGCTGGTCGCGGACGTACGACGGACCCGGCACCGCCGCACCGTGCTCACCGGAGCCGTCGCGGCCGCTGCGCTGGTGGTCGCCGGCGTCGTGCCGGTCGTGGTCGCCGAGGCGCTGTCGCACGACCGGCCCTCGGCGGCGGCACCGGCCGTCACCGGCAGCCCGGCACCCGGCACCCCCATGGTGCCGCTGGGCGGCGCGCCGGTGCGGGCCACGATCGCCCTCGACCCCGTCGCGTGGGGGACCCGGCTGGACCTGGCCTGCACCTACGAGCCGCGTGCCGACCAGTACGAGCTGCCGGCCGTGGCGACGTACGTCCTGGTCGTGCGCACCCGCGACGGCCGCACCGAGCAGGTCGGCACCTGGCGGTCGATCGGCGGCCGGACGATGCGGCTCACCGCCGCCACCTCGGTGCGGCGCTCGCAGATCGCCTCAGTGGAGGTGCGCACCACGAGCGGCAGACGGGTGCTGCAGCTGACCGCGTGA
- a CDS encoding matrixin family metalloprotease: MSITRTVMAALTVLAALTSQAPLDAASHGTVVVASSSVDLARYGSPAVPRTASARRAATRYSFLNTDDLGRPARWNPCKPITWRYNPARQRGASDLRDVRASVARLAAATGLRYVYAGTTSDQPYRPQKGNSTDEDLLIGWGNQATLPDLAGSVAGYGGTTTRYQISADGVRGPQEIVSAQLVLDHDGAALAPGLGHGYSLGALVLHELGHTAGLGHSAFAGDVMYPNVNGAFTGGYAAGDLAGLRLLGATNGCFASPLR; this comes from the coding sequence ATGAGCATCACGCGTACGGTCATGGCCGCACTCACCGTCCTCGCGGCGCTGACGTCGCAGGCCCCGCTCGACGCCGCGTCCCACGGCACAGTGGTGGTCGCCTCCTCCTCGGTCGACCTGGCCCGCTACGGGAGCCCGGCCGTGCCGCGGACCGCGAGCGCGCGGCGTGCGGCGACCCGGTACAGCTTCCTGAACACCGACGACCTGGGGCGCCCGGCCCGCTGGAACCCCTGCAAGCCGATCACCTGGCGCTACAACCCGGCCCGGCAGCGCGGGGCCAGCGACCTGCGTGACGTCCGGGCGAGCGTCGCCCGGCTGGCCGCGGCCACCGGGCTCCGGTACGTGTACGCCGGCACCACCAGCGACCAGCCCTACCGCCCGCAGAAGGGCAACAGCACCGACGAGGACCTGCTGATCGGCTGGGGCAACCAGGCCACCCTCCCGGACCTGGCCGGCTCGGTGGCCGGGTACGGCGGCACCACCACGCGCTACCAGATCAGCGCGGACGGCGTCCGGGGGCCGCAGGAGATCGTGTCGGCGCAGTTGGTGCTGGACCACGACGGTGCGGCGCTGGCGCCGGGCCTGGGTCACGGGTACTCCCTGGGCGCACTGGTCCTGCACGAGCTCGGTCACACCGCCGGCCTGGGGCACAGCGCCTTCGCAGGCGACGTGATGTACCCAAACGTCAACGGGGCGTTCACCGGCGGCTACGCCGCCGGCGACCTGGCCGGCCTGCGGCTGCTCGGTGCGACGAACGGGTGCTTCGCCTCGCCGCTGCGCTAG
- a CDS encoding alpha-glucosidase has protein sequence MNPDARSADWWKSAVVYQIYPRSFLDSNGDGIGDIPGITSKLDYLADLGIDVLWLSPVYSSPMDDNGYDISNYEDVDPLFGSLTDLDDLIAGAHERGIKLVMDLVVNHTSDEHTWFQESRDPASPKADWYWWRPPREGFEGGTEGAEPNNWASVFSGSAWQYDERRGEYFLHVFSKKQPDLNWENPEVRDAVYAMMRRWVERGVDGFRMDVINLISKDPSLPDGTRQPGKKYASSEGAVANGPRLHEFLAEMNREVGLSAQNLLTVGEMPGSTIELAREVTDPARDELNMVFTFEHVGLDEQTGLGKWALLDLELPVLKSNLAEWQRGLADVGWNSLYLDNHDQPRAVSRFGDDSPEHRVSSAKTLATVLHLHRGTPYVYQGEELGMTNSYFTSIEQYQDLEAINWYREELEAGRDSADLLRSLAAKGRDNARTPMHWDDSEHAGFTTGEPWLPAHPNKDHINAAAAVADEDSVFHHFRRLIALRHADPVVVDGTFDLLLPEDEQLWVFTRTLGDDVRLVLANCSSEPAKVEASDVPDLAAATLLLGTHEGDGLELAPWESRIYAL, from the coding sequence ATGAATCCTGATGCCCGTTCGGCCGACTGGTGGAAGTCGGCAGTCGTCTACCAGATCTACCCCCGCTCGTTCCTGGACAGCAACGGGGACGGGATCGGGGACATCCCCGGGATCACCTCGAAGCTCGACTACCTCGCCGACCTCGGCATCGACGTGCTCTGGCTCTCGCCGGTCTACTCCTCGCCGATGGACGACAACGGCTACGACATCAGCAACTACGAGGACGTCGACCCGCTGTTCGGGTCGCTGACCGACCTCGACGACCTGATCGCCGGCGCCCACGAGCGCGGCATCAAGCTGGTGATGGACCTGGTCGTGAACCACACCTCCGACGAGCACACCTGGTTCCAGGAGTCCCGCGACCCCGCATCGCCGAAGGCCGACTGGTACTGGTGGCGGCCGCCGCGCGAGGGCTTCGAGGGCGGCACCGAGGGGGCCGAGCCGAACAACTGGGCGTCGGTCTTCTCCGGGTCCGCCTGGCAGTACGACGAGCGGCGCGGGGAGTACTTCCTGCACGTCTTCAGCAAGAAGCAGCCCGACCTCAACTGGGAGAACCCCGAGGTCCGCGACGCGGTCTACGCGATGATGCGCCGCTGGGTCGAGCGCGGCGTCGACGGCTTCCGGATGGACGTCATCAACCTGATCTCCAAGGACCCGTCGCTGCCGGACGGCACGAGGCAGCCCGGCAAGAAGTACGCCTCGAGCGAGGGGGCGGTGGCCAACGGTCCGCGGCTGCACGAGTTCCTCGCCGAGATGAACCGCGAGGTGGGGCTCTCGGCGCAGAACCTGCTCACGGTCGGGGAGATGCCGGGCAGCACCATCGAGCTGGCCCGCGAGGTCACCGACCCGGCGCGCGACGAGCTCAACATGGTCTTCACCTTCGAGCACGTCGGGCTCGACGAGCAGACCGGGCTCGGCAAGTGGGCGCTGCTGGACCTCGAGCTCCCGGTCCTGAAGTCCAACCTCGCCGAGTGGCAGCGCGGCCTGGCCGACGTGGGCTGGAACTCCCTCTACCTCGACAACCACGACCAGCCGCGGGCGGTCTCGCGGTTCGGCGACGACAGCCCGGAGCACCGGGTCTCCTCGGCCAAGACGCTGGCGACGGTGCTGCACCTGCACCGCGGCACGCCCTACGTCTACCAGGGCGAGGAGCTCGGGATGACGAACAGCTACTTCACCAGCATCGAGCAGTACCAGGACCTCGAGGCGATCAACTGGTACCGCGAGGAGCTCGAGGCGGGCCGCGACAGCGCGGACCTGCTCCGGTCCCTGGCCGCCAAGGGTCGCGACAACGCGCGCACCCCGATGCACTGGGACGACTCCGAGCACGCCGGCTTCACGACCGGCGAGCCGTGGCTCCCCGCGCACCCCAACAAGGACCACATCAACGCCGCCGCGGCGGTGGCCGACGAGGACTCGGTCTTCCACCACTTCCGCAGGCTCATCGCGCTGCGGCACGCCGACCCGGTCGTGGTCGACGGCACCTTCGACCTGCTGCTGCCCGAGGACGAGCAGCTGTGGGTGTTCACCCGGACCCTCGGCGACGACGTCCGCCTGGTGCTGGCGAACTGCTCCTCGGAGCCCGCGAAGGTCGAGGCGTCCGACGTACCCGACCTCGCGGCGGCGACCCTGCTGCTGGGCACGCACGAGGGGGACGGGCTCGAGC